The Thermosynechococcus sp. HN-54 DNA segment TTTGACTCTCCTGAGGAAATGGTGGAGACTGTCACCAGTATTCGCGACCAAATCTATGTGGAACCCAGCACCCGTGATCAGATTCTGAATCATTTTGCGACTGGAGCAGCAACGGGGCATTTTGAATTCAAGGCCTATCGGCGCGATCGCCAGATCATTTGGATTGAGTTGGATATGCGAGCGGTCTTGGATACCGACGGCAAGATTTCCTACTATGAAGGATTAGTGCAGGACATTACCGAGCGTAAACAGCGTGAGCAAGCAATGCAGCAGCAAATTGAAGAGCTAAGGGTAGAAATTGATCACGAAAAACGGCGGCAGCAGGTGGCAGAAATTACCGAAACGGAGTACTTTCAGCAGTTGCGCCGTGAGGCGAACTATTTGCGTCAGCGTCGCCATTCCAAAAGCTAAACCATGACCGATATCCAAGCTCTGTTTGAGCGCATTGCCCCCCTCTACGATCGCCTCAATGATCAACTCAGCTTTGGCCTTCACCATGTCTGGAAACAGATGGCCGTGGACTGGCTAGACCTCCCCCAAGGGGCAAGGGCGCTAGATCTCTGCTGTGGCACAGGGGATTTGAGTCGTCTGCTCGCCCGTCGGGTGGGGCGGCAGGGGCAGGTGATGGGGCTGGACTTTGCGGTGGCACCGCTGGCGATCGCCCGCCAACGCAGTGAGCATTACCCCCAAATTGAATGGCTCCAAGGAGATGCCTTAGCAGTACCCTTTCGGGATCAAACATTTCAGGGCATCACGATCGGCTACGGGCTACGCAATGTGGCAGATATTCCCCAAGCCCTCAGGGAAATGTTTCGGCTGTTGGTTCCCGGTGGGCGGGCGGCCATTCTCGACTTTAGCCATCCTCAAGCCCCCGCACTCCAGCAATTTCAGCAATGGTATTTGCAACAGTGGGTAGTGCCTACTGCTCGTCAGTATGGCTTGGCCGCAGAGTATGACTATTTGTGGCTGAGCATT contains these protein-coding regions:
- the ubiE gene encoding bifunctional demethylmenaquinone methyltransferase/2-methoxy-6-polyprenyl-1,4-benzoquinol methylase UbiE, with translation MTDIQALFERIAPLYDRLNDQLSFGLHHVWKQMAVDWLDLPQGARALDLCCGTGDLSRLLARRVGRQGQVMGLDFAVAPLAIARQRSEHYPQIEWLQGDALAVPFRDQTFQGITIGYGLRNVADIPQALREMFRLLVPGGRAAILDFSHPQAPALQQFQQWYLQQWVVPTARQYGLAAEYDYLWLSIQAFPSPPALCALIQKAGFQSVKHYPLLGGLMAITVAQK